CTGGTGACACCGGCGGTGGACGTCAGCCGCCTCCAGACGTCCGCGGCCCCCGACTTGGGCGCCTCGGCCGCGTCCACGCCGAGGCCCGGCAGGCTCCGGCTGACCTTGAGACCCGGGACGGAGGCGGCGGAGACCCCGGCCGTGCGTTCGACCACGAGCGGCACCGAGGCGCGGCGCGCGTCGTCGTACCCCCACCGCACGAGCCGGGTGACGTCGAACAGCCGCCGGTCCACCCTGCCGGCGGCGAGCAGGGGCAGCGCGTCCGAGGGGATCACGTGGTGGTGACCGTCCTGCATCGACCGCTGGAACCGGACCCGGGAACGGCCGGGGCCGGGCCGGACGCTGATCGCGGCGCCGCGCAGGGTCACCGTGTCCCCGGTCACCAGGGTCACCCGGTGCGAGGACGGCTCCTGGATCGAGGCGGGCGGCGAGGGCGGGGACTCCGCGCTCGCCGTTCCCGGCAGCATGCCGAGCACCAGGGCCCCTGCGAGCAGCACGCCGCCGGCGCCCCTTCGGTGCGTCAGTGGGTTGGTCACAACCGTCCTCCTCGGGTCGGGCGGGCATCAGCCGATCTTCGTCCAACTGTATATACAGTTGAACTGACTATCGGCAACCCGAGGGGGCCGGAACCGGCCACGCCGCGCGCTCCGCGACGGGCTCAGAGGGCCCAGAAGGTGTAGTTGTTGAAGGCGGAGTCCGTGATCCGGGTGCCGCGGTTGTAAGGCGATCCGCCGTACAGGCCGTAGGCGTGGACGGCTATCGCGCAGTACCCCCCGCAGCCGGGCATCTGGACGGCCGAGCCGTTCTGGCCGCCGGTGACGTCGATCGAGTAGAAGAGCTGGCGCACCGTCGATGCCGCGATCGGCCCGGACATCTGCCACATGGTGCCGGTCGGCCTGTCCGTCGGATATCCCGCGATGTTCACCTGCGTCCCGTTGTACGAGGCGCTCTGAAAACGCAGGCCCAGCCAGCCGGTGGTGTTCCCGATGGTGCAGTCGAGCTTGACCGCGCCGTAATCGTACTCCGGGTCCGGAAAGCCGGCGGGGACATGGGCGCTGAGCCAGCCGCACGACCCGTACGGCGTCGAGGCGCCGTTCTGGCCGGGCCAGAACACGAAATTCGTATTCCATCCCTGGTAATGGACGCACTGCCCCGCCGTCGCCACGGTGTTGTCATCGTAAAGAAAGGCGGTGCACCCGTAGGTGATGCCGTTGGGCGCGACGAACGTGAGCCTGCCCGAGGCCCGATAAGGGTAGGTCGTCGTTCCCGTCGTGACCGGGGTCCGGCCGTCGGGGCCGATGATGGAGGTGGGGCGGAGCCCGCCGTCATCGAGCATCCTCACGTTCTCGGGGAACGTGCGGGTGAAGACCACGCCGCGCGAATGCGCCCGCCTTCCGGTGCCCCTGGCCGCCGGAAGGGTGCCGGTCGCCGCCCGCGGCGCCTCGGACGCGCGCCCCACGACGGTGCGCCCGTTCTTGAATCGTGACACCGGCGCGCTCGGATCTCTCACTTGAAAGATCCGCGACGCCGGCGAGGCGCTGCGGGGAGCCGCGTCCGCCGCCGGAACCCCCACCGTCCCGACGCCCAACACGATCGCCGCGGCGGTCGCCGCCGCCTTGCCCCGTCGGCCCCGTCGGCCCCGCTTGACGACGCCGTTCAAGAACTCGTCCACGCGGCATTCCCCTTTCGGTTCGCGAATATGGAACGGTGCGAAACCATCGACGGCCGTCCGCGCGGATGACATCCTTTTCTTTGTTCCCCTCTTTATAGATACTCCGGTGGGCGCTGTCATAACCCTGACCCGATGTGGCCGGCGCATCATCTCCGATCGCGATGGGTGGACGGAGCCCACCGGCGTCATCACTCCCTCCTCCCGCGCGGCGCTCGGCGCGCTCTTCGGTTCCCGCATCCACCGGACGGTCCGGGACGACCCGGCGGTGGCGGAGCCCTGTCCTCCGGACGGGCCGGTGCGCTCGTCGGCGTCGACCCCTCACCGGCGGCGATCGGTCGCATGAGGTTAGGCTCACCTAACTTTGATCTTGTATCGGAAAGGCACATTAGGTTAGCCTTACCTAACCTTCACGCAGAGAGCGGTCGATGCGTCGGCACTCGCGGCGAAGGGTTCCTCGTGCGCGCGGCCGTCGCCGTGATGCGCCACGACCGACCACGGTGACCGCCCTCGCGACACCGCCGACGACGGGAGACCCCCCATGAACAGCCGATTCCGTCCACCCCATCCGTGGGCCGCCGGCTCCGAACACGCGGAAGGCGACCACGTCGAGCCGGCGCGGACGATCCCCGCGGCCACCGCATGAGACGGATCGATCATCGGGCCCGCCATCTGGAGCGCATCGTCGAGGTCAGGGCGGGGGAACGCGCCGAGCGGGTGCCCTACCCGATCCGGATCCGCACGGCCGAGGTCCTGCGGACCGCCATGGTCGGCGCGGGACTGCTCCGGGTGACCCTCGGCGGGCCCGGCACGTCCGGCTTCGAGGCGCACACACCCGACGAGCACGTCAAACTGATCTTCCCGGACGCCGACGGCGTCGTGCGCCCGCCCGAGCCGAACGGGTTGATGCTGCGCTGGCCGCGCCCGTCGCCGACCTCGCGGCAGTACACGGTACGCCGCCACGACGCGGCGACCGGCGAACTCGACCTGGACGTCGCCCTGCACGACGGGGGCCTCGGGTCGGACTGGGCGCGCGCCGTCGAGCCCGGTGCGGTCGTGCACGTGGCGGGGCCGCCCGGCGGGGTGATCGTGCCGCACGCCTACGACCGGTACCTGCTCGCCGGGGACATCACGGCGCTGCCCGCGATCGCGCGATGGCTGGAGGAACTGCCTCGGACGGCCGCCGGATGGGCGTTCGTCGAGGTCGCCGACGCCTCCGAGGAGATCGACCTGTCCCCGCCCGCCGCCGTCGAGGTCCGCTGGCTGCACCGGGGCGCGGCGCCCGCCGGCGCGGGCGACCTCTTGGAACGCTCCGTCCGCGAGATCCGGCCGCCCGACGGCGAACGCCTCTACGTGTGGATCGCGGGCGAGGCCGGCGCGTTGAAGCCCCTGCGTCGCTGGGTCCGCGACGACCTGGGGCTCGCCAAGGGCGACCACGACATCACGGGCTACTGGAAGTACGGCGTCGCGAACTACGACGACCACTGACCCCCGACACCTCCCACCGAATACCGAGGAACCCCCATGTTCAATGGTCGAGCGGTACGTCTCGGCGCGGCCCTGACGCTGGCACTCGCCGTGACCGCGACGGGCTGTGCCTCCGGCGACGAGGACGGCGCGTCCGGCGGCAAGGCCGCCACCCGCGTCTTCAAGGCGGACAACGGCGACATCACCATCCCGGTCGCCCCGCAGCGCGTCGTCGCGACCGGCTACGCCGTTCCCGCGCTGCTCGAGGCCGGTGCGCCGCTGGTCGGCATCTCCACCTGGAAGCGCGGACTGCCCCTGATGGACGCCAAGGACCGCGCCGCCTACGACCGGATACCGAAGGTCGCGGGAGAGCTGGCGGCCGAGACCAACTACGAGGCCATCGCCAAGGCCAAGCCCGACCTCATCGTCATCGGCGTCCCGGCCCCGATCCTCGGCGACGTCGACGTCGCCCGGCTCAAGTCGATCGCGCCCGTCGTGGCGATCGGGCCGACCGTCCCGAAGGCGTGGCGTGAGCTGTCCCGCCGCCAGGCCGACGCCGCGGGCGCGTTGAAGGGATTCGACGCGACCCGCGCCCGGTACGACGCCAAGGCCGCCGCACTGGCCCGCAAGTACGAGGACGTCCTGCCGAAGCTGAGGCTCGCCCACGTCGGCGCGTACGGCGAGACCGACAAGGGCACCTTCCAGCGCGAGTTCAACGGCTCATGGGGCACCAACATCGCCAACGACGTCGGCGCGAACTACCACGGTCGGGTCAAGGTGAAGGGCGGCGGTTCGAAGGACGTCAGCGAGAACGCGTCCATCGAGGAGCTGCCGACCGCGTTGGCCCAGGCCGACGTCATCACGTACTCGCTCATGGCGGACGGCTCCGTCCCGCCGCCCGTCAAGTACGTGCTCGACTCGGGCCTGTGGAAGGGCCTGCCGGCGGTCGAGGCGGGGCGGACCTACGGGCTCCGCTACACCGAGGCCGCGACGTTCAAGCAGGCCACGCTCACCCTGGACGCGATCGACAAGGCGCTCGCGCCCCTGTTGGAGCGGTGACGGGCGACGGACGGCGATCCCTCGCGACGAGCGTCGCGGCCCTCGTCGCGGGGATCGCCGTACTCGTCGCCGTCGCCGTGGCGGGCATCGGCGTCGGCGCGCAGGCCGTCCCGCCCGTCGAGGCCGTGCGGGCGCTGGTGGCCTACGACGGCTCCGCCGACCACATGATCGTTCGGGACGTGCGCGTGCCCCGGGCGTTCCTGGGCATGGCAGTGGGCGCCGCCCTCGCCGTGTCGGGCGCGCTGATCCAGACGCTGTCGCGCAACCCGCTCGCCGAGCCGGGCATCCTCGGCGTCACCATGGGCGCGGGGTTCGTCATGACCGTCGGCGGGGCGCTCGGGCTCGCCGTCACGTCCGCCGGGGAACTGATGCTCTCCGGGATCGGCGCGGTGCTCGCGACGTGCCTGGTCTACGCGGTCGGCCGGTCGTCGCCGCTGCGCCTGGTGCTCGCCGGTGTCGCGCTCAGCGCGGTGCTGAGCGGCATCTCCCTGGGGATGCGGTTGATGCTGCCGGACGTCTTCGACCGGTACCGGTTCTGGTCGGTCGGCTCGCTCGCGGGCCGGGAGCAGAGCGCGGTGGCCCTGCCCGTGACGGTGATCGTCCTCGCCCTCGTCGGCGCGCTGCTGCTCGGGCGCGCCCTCAACGCGGTCGCGCTCGGCGAGACCGTGGCGCGGACACTGGGCGCCGACGTCGTCCGGATCCGGTGCGCCGCCCTCGTTCTGATCACGGTCCTGACGGGCGCGGCCACGGCGCTGGCGGGGCCGATCCTGTTCGTCGGGCTGATCGTGCCGCACGTCGCGCGGCGGATCGTGCCCGACTCGGTTCCGTGGCTCATGGCGTGGGCGCTGGTCCTCGGGCCGATCATGCTGCTGGTGGCCGACATGCTGTCGCGGGTGCTGCTGCCGACGGGGGAGATGCCGGTCGCGATCGTGACCGCCTTCCTCGGCGGCCCGGCGCTCATCTGGGCCGTTCGACGGTACGGGACGAGGGCGCTGTGACCGTCGTCGTGCTGCGCGCCGGACGCCGCTCGCTGGCCGTCGAACGCCGGACGGTGACGTTGTCGACCGTGCTGGTGCTCATGATGCTCGGGCTCGCGCTCGTCGGCCTGTGCCACGGCCCGTCCTGGGCCACCCCCGGCGAGGCGCTCGCCGCGCTCGTCGGGACGGGCGACCTCGAGGTCGTCGTCCGTGACTGGCGGCTGCCCCGGGTGCTGGCCGCGTCGGCGTTCGGCGCCGCGCTCGGAGTGGCCGGCGCGATCTTCCAGAACGTCACCCGCAACCCGATGGGCAGCCCCGACGTCATGGGCCTCGACGCGGGCGCCTACACCGGCGCCCTGATCGCGCTGACCCTGTGGTCGGGAACGGCGGGCCAACTCGCCCTGACCTCGGTGCTGGGCGGGCTGCTGGTGGCGGCGGCCATCTCCCTGCTGTCGATGGACGGCGGGCTGTCCGGCCTGCGCCTGGTGGTCGTCGGGATCGCGGTGAACGCGATCGTGGGCGCGGTGAACTCGTGGATCGTGCTGCGCGCCCAACTCGACGTCGCGATCGCCGCCGTGGGATGGAACGCGGGCTCGCTCAACGGCGTCGACTGGACCGACCTGCCGATCCCGTTCACGGTCGTCGCGGGCGCGCTGCTGCTGATGGCCACCCTCTCCCACGCCATGCACCAGGCCGCCCTCGGCGACGCCGTGGCGGTGACCACCGGGGTCGGCCTGGACCGACTCCGGCTGCTGATGGTGCTTCTCGGCGTCGCCTGCACGGCGACCGTGACGGCGGTGGCCGGGCCGATCCCGTTCATCGCGCTGGCCGCACCGCAGATCGGCCGCAGGCTCGCCCGGGCCCCGGGCGTTCCCCTGCTGCCCGCCGCGCTGATCGGGGCGGTGCTGTTTCAGGGCGCGGACCTGGCCGCCCAGATGCTGCTGGCGCCGGTCTCGCTCCCGGTCGGCGTGGTCACCACCGCGATCGGCGGGTGCTATCTGATCTGGCTTCTCGCTCAGGAGGTGAGGCGAGCGTGAGCGTACGCCTGCGTGCCCGTGAACTGTCTCTGCGCTACGGCGAACGGGTCGTCTCCACGCGACTCGGCCTGGACGTCCCCGACGGGGCGTTCACCGCGATCGTGGGGCCCAACGCCTGCGGGAAGTCGACCCTGCTGCGCGCGTTCGTCCGTCTGCTGCGCCCCGCCGAGGGGAACGTGCGGTTCGACGACCTCGACGTCGGCTCGTACCCGACGAAGGCGCTCGCCCGGTCGCTGGGCTTCCTGCCGCAGGATCCGCTGACCCCGGACGACATCAAGGTCCGGCAGCTCGTGGGGCGGGGCCGGTTCCCGCACCAGTCGCTGCTGTCGACGTGGTCGGCGGAGGACGAGTCCGCGGTCGCCGAGGCCATGGACACCGCGGGCGTCGCCGACCTCGCCGACCGGCCCGTGCAGGGGTTGTCCGGCGGGCAGCGCCAGCGGGTCTGGGTCGCGATGGTGCTCGCGCAGCGCACGCCGTACCTGCTCCTCGACGAACCGACCTCGTTCCTCGACATCACCCACCAGTACCGGCTGCTCGACCTGCTCTCCCGGCTGCGCGACGAGGGCCGCACCGTCATCGCGGTGCTGCACGACATCAACCAGGCGTGCCGGTACGCCGATCACCTGGTCGCGATGAAGGACGGCCGCATCGTCGCCGAGGGGGCCGCCGCCGACATCGTGGACGCCGCGCTGCTCAAGGACGTCTTCGACCTGCCCAGCGTGGTCGTCCCGGACCCGGTGACGGGCACCCCCATGGTCGTCCCGACCCTCTCCCGAGAGCCGGTCCGCAGGGGTGGGGCGCCCGCGTCCGGGGATCAGGTCTGATCACCCGCGCGCCGGCGTCGAGTCGACCCTGTGCCCGGCGGTCGTGAGGGCGGTCACGGCGTCGTCCAGCCTCCGTTCCGGCACCAGCACCAGGTCGGCGTGATAGGTCGATGCCACGAACACCGGGATCCGCGCGTCGGCGAGCGGACCCACGAGCGCCGCCAGCATGCCGGTCGCCTCCGGCCCGTGTGGGGACTCACCGCCGTAGAAGCCGAACCACCGGTCGTTCTCCACGTAGTGCGGAGCCTCCCTGATCACGGTCAGCCCTTCGGGCGCCCGCACCAGACCGATCCACTCGTCGTCCTCGGGGAGGGTCGCGTGCGGCAGGTGCTCGAGGAGGAACGGTGTGGGGACGACGCCCAAGCGCTGTGAGACGGACATGGTCGGCAAGCTATCGGAACCGGTCCGCGCGCCCCCTCTCCGGCGGCCCGAGGGCGGGCCGCCGGCCCGATCAGGTCGCCGGTTCCTGCACGGACCAGCGGTTTCCGTCCGGGTCGGTGAAGTACACGAAGGCACCGCCCGGGCCGCGCATGACCTCGCCGACGTCCAGGCCGCGGCCCGTGAGCTCGGCCCTGGCCGCCTCGATGTCCTCGACGACGAGTTGCAGGCCGGGGAGCGTGCCCGGTTCGGCCTCGACCAGACCCACGCCGATGGCGATCGAGCAGGCCGACCCGGGCGGGGTGAGCTGCGTGAAGCGGAGACTGTCGCTGATCTTGTGGTCGTGGTCGAGGTTGAACCCGGCCTTCTCGGTGTAGAAGGCGATCGCCCGGTCCACATCGGAGACGGGAACGAAGGCAAGTTCGAGTTTGAATTGCATGCCGGCAAGCTACCCAGACAGCGGGACGCCACGCGAGACCACCCGTCCGCGTCCACCGCCGTCACCGCTCACCTGCCGCACCGCGACCGCGTGGGAACCGCGACGCCCACGACGACTCGACGTACGGCGAGCCCTCCCGACACACCCGCCTTGACCGCGGGACCACGGCGCGGGCGAGCCGACCTCCGTTCAGGGCCGCTTCTGGCGGGAGGCCCGCCGAAGAGCTGTCCGACCGGCACCGACCCCGACGAGGCGCACTGCCCGCGATCGAACGGGCGGCACGGACGAGTACCTCCGCAACGCCGGGATGCACCTGTTTTCTCTAACCTTCTCGCCACTTACACGAAGAGTCGCGTATTGGATACACATGGTCATGCTCGGGGTCGGATCCCGGCACAGAGCGCAGGGCGTGAACGAACGGGGGCATCGATGGAACCGCAGAGCATGGACGTACGGGCCCGGCGCGACACCGAGCGGCGCAGCGCCCTGCGAACACGGGCGCGCCGGTCCCGGAGGGATGACCGGCCGTCGGTCACTCAAGGTGACATGGGTCCCCGCGCGCGTGTGACGATGTCCCGTCTGTCGGCCATGGTCGTCGCGACCGCGACCGCCGCCGGCATCGTGTGCGCCGCCGGCGTCGTGTGCGCCACTCCCGCCGCGGGCGCGCCCACGGATTCGCGCCCCACGCGGCAGGCCGTCGCGGACTATCGCTACATCGCCGCGTACCCCGACCGGGAGACGTGCAGGCGGGCGGGCCGGGACGGTCAGGCCGCCGGCCGGTGGTCGCAGTGGTACTGCGTGTCGGACGACTGGGGCAGTGAGCGTCAGGCGCTGTGGGCGCTCATCCCCTGACCTCGATCTCCGGCGCTCGGCGGTGGGCGGCGTGAGCCTCGGCCGATCCGTCGTCGTGGCGTCGGCCGGTCCGGACATCTCCGACGTCACCGTCGTGGCGTCGGCCGGTCGTCGGCGATCAAGGCGAGGACGGCGGCGCGCGGCGGGAAGGGCCGGAGGCCGCTGATCCCAGATGCGCGGACCGTTGTGCGGGCATGTGCCACGTGATGCGCAGGCGTGGCGCATCGTGCGGGCATGTGCCACGTGATGCGCAGGCGTGGCGCATCGTGCGGGCATGGGCCACGTGATGCGCAGGCGTGGCGCATCGTGCGGGCATGGGCCACGTGATGCGCAGGTGTGGCGCATCGTGCGGGCATGTGCCACGTGATGCGCAGGCGTGCGCGTCGTGCGGGTCAGGTGGTCTGGTCAGGTGGTCTGGTCAGGTGGTCAGGGAGCGGAGGATCAGTGGCCAGGCGTTCTTGAGCTCGGCGTTGACCTCGGGCCACGCGTGCCAACCGTGGCCGTAGATGTGCGAGGTGACGGGGATGCCGAGTTCGTTGAGGCGGGCGACGAACGCCTTGTTCATGCGGCCGACGAGGACCTCGCTGAGCTGGGTGAGCCGCCAGATGGAGCCGGGTGGGGTGTGGGGACCGTTGAGGCCGGTGGTGCCGCTGGAGACGTACAGGCCGGTGCCGCGCAGCCCGGCGGCCAGGTGGTAGGGGTCGTGGGCCCGCCAGTTGGCGTCGTCGCGGCCGGGCCTGCCGTAGATCCGGAAGGCGTCGGCGCCCAGGCCCAGCATGTTGATGAAGGTGATGCCCGCGCGCATCCCGTCCATCGTGATGTGGGTCGGGCTGCTGAAGGAGGCGGCGTGGCGGTACATGCCCGGGTGGCGGGCGGCGTAGACCATGGCGCCCTGGCCGCCGGACGAGGCCCCGATGACCGCGCGGCGATCGCCGGCCCCGTACCGGGCCATGATCTCCGGGAGTTCGCGGGTGTGGAAGCTCTCCCAGCGAGGGGTCCCGCCCTTCCCGTCGTTCCACCAGTCGGCGTAGCTGCCGTTGCTGCCGCCGGAGGGCATGACCACCATCAGGTCGTGCGGGGCCGCCAGCTTCAGGATGTCGGTCTTGGTGCTCCAGCCGGTGTAGGTCTCGTTGCCGCCGTGGAAGGCGTACACCACCGGCCAGGTCCGCCCAGGCGTACGCGACCATCCCTGCGGTAGCAGCACGCGCACCCCGACCTTCTCGTTCACCTCGGCCGAACGGAACGACAGGTCCAGCGTTCGCGAGTTCAGCCAGGTCTCGGTGACGGCGGGGATCTCGGCGGCGGCGGCACCGGCACGGGTCGCGCCGAGTATCGCCACCGACGCCAGAACGGACGACAGCGCGACGAGGGCAAGGTGCTTCATGGGGCGTCTGACCTTTCGATTTCGGTAGGGCGCGGTGTCAGCGGAGAACGAGTGGTCGTGCTCATGGGGGCGTGGGGCCCGGAGGCCGATCCGACTGTTGAGGACGTGTCGGCCGGACCTTGCTCAAGCTCCGTTCGCCTCACGAGGCGTTCAGGTCGGCCGGCGGTCACGCGGTCCATCGAGCCGGTATCAGTCCCAGGTCGGCGGCGATGACGTCGGCCGCACGCTCCAGCAGATGGTCGTAGTCCTCGTCGGCGCCGATCTGGGCGATGCGCTCACCCCAGGTCCACCGCAGCCACCAGGTGCCGTGATGGGCTTTCGGGGGCACCCCCGGCTCGGCGACCACCTCACCGGTCATGTCGGGGTCCCCGGGATGGGTGACGCGCAGGGCCGGATGCCGCCCGATCGAGGTGAGCGCGGTCCGCAGACCACGGGCGGCCGCCTTCACGGAGACCGCCCGCAGATGATCGAAGGCCGGGTCCGAGGCGGTGTGGTCGAACTGCTCGGCCGGGTCCGTGCCGACGGCCGAGGGAGGTTCGCGGTGTGGGGACATGGGAGCGGATTCCTCCGGTGAGGTCCTGACGGCCCGTCCATGGCCGGCCGGGCATCGATGTGCGAGTTCGGACGCCGGTCCCGTGAACGCCGCCGATGGCGCGGGGACGGCTCGAAGTGGGGCAGCAGGGCCACGTGCGGTCGGCGCGGTCCGATCCGCGACTCAATGCCGGGCGCGCCGTCGGGACACCTCGGGTCATGCGCCGCCGGCGGGCGAAGGACTCCATCACGACCATGCCTGACCTCACCATGTTCCAAGCCGAACGCTGAACCAAAGTGTGTATGGGACACCTATTGGGACAGAAGGGGGACAAGTGAGCGTTCCGGCAACCGTGACCCTCACTAGGTGCGCATCACCGAGCGCCGATCGGTGCCCGGTTGCCGGTGAGAGGACCGCGCGGGCCTGGAGCCGGCGGCTTCTCGTTCCCGGCCGATGCCTCGGGCCGGGCGGCGTTGACGAGGTGGCCCGGGCGGCGCTTCGTTCCCTGCAAGCGGTGCGCGGCACGACCGGGGCAAGGTCGCCGGCTCGGCGCTGTTGAACCGCCTCAACGGGATCCGGTCGTCCGGGCGGAGCGAACGCGGACAAGGCGTGGCGTCACAAACGGGTCCGCCCAAGGACGTCTCGCCCTTGGCCCCAACGCGAGAACGATCCGTACACTGTCCCCCACCGTGGATGGTTCACCGGAGCGGCGCCCGACCGTCCGGACGTCGGCCGCCGATCTGGAGGAGGGCAGGGGAACCGTGACACGCAGCACCGTGGTGGACGAGGTGACCGACAAGATCGCATTTCAGATCGCCTCGGGGCAATTGGAGGCGGGGCAGAGCCTGCCGTCCATTCGTCGACTGGCCGAGGACCACGACATCAATCCGTCGACGGTGCAGGTGGTGCTGGAACGGCTGCGGGGAGCGGGGTTCGTGGAGCCTCGCCGTGGGGTCGGCATCGTGGTGCGCGACATCGAGCTCTACGGCGGGATCGAGGTCTGGCGCTATCTGTTCCGCTTCTCCAGCAGGCTTCCCGATCTGATCGTCCGCAGCGTCCAGGACATCCTGGAGACGTTGCGGCTCTACTATGACGCGGCGATGAGGAAGGTCACCGTTGATCCGTCGGTGTACGACGCCCGTTCGGTGCGGCGGGCGCTGCAGCGGCTGGAGCTGCTGGCGACCGACCCGGACGTGACGTCCGCGGAGGTCCACCGGGCCGTGCTCCACATCCTGCGGACCAGCAGCGCGACACTCGGCCACGGCATCTCGCTGGCGGTGCTCAACTCCCTGGGCGCGCTGCTGAGCGAGGTCCCCGAGGTCGTCGACGCGCTCTACAGCGATCCGTCGCAGCACGCGTGGTGGTGGGGACAGGTCATCACCGCCTGGGAGACGGCCGATGCCGAGTTGGCCGCCGCCACGCTGACACTGCTGGACGACTGGCACGTCGAGACGCTCGACCGGTTGCGCACACGTCTCAAGGCCGCCTCCTAGCCGAGGCGGTGGTCCCTGACGGCTCCCTCACCGCATCGGCTCCGTCCCGCAAGGGAACGAACGGTGAGGCGGGTGCGGCAGCCGCCGGGCATCAGTACCCCGGCTTCCAAGAGGGGGGTGCCCCCGCCGTACGCCCAGCGGCCCCTTCCGACGTCGGCGTCGCCTCGTCCACGGAGGTCTGGAACCGTTCGGTGCGAAGTGCGGTGCCGATGCCGTGGTCGTCCCAGTGCCGCGTGAGGTCGGCCAAGAGGCCGGGCGGAGCACAGGCCCAGGTGGGGCGACGTGCCCAGTCCGCACACAGGCCGGGGATCTCGGCGGCCCTGAGCCTGCCGTGCTCGCGCGTGTGGCGCTCGTAGAGCCGCAGTTTGGGGAACCGCGCCGCCATGGCCCGCAGGGCCCCGCGGAAGATGACGTCATCACGGGTGGGAGCCGTGTGGATCAGCAGGGTGTCGGTGCGCATTCCGGCGGCGGCCAAGTGGGCGAGCATGGCCATCACCGGGGCGATGCCGCTCCCCGCGGTGACGAACAGGACCCGCCGTGGTGGCACGGCGGGCAGAACGAACTCCCCGTGGGGAAGGCCGAGGTGCACCAGGGCGCCCGGAGGCGTGTGCCGTACCAGGTGCGGAGAGACGAAACCGTCGGGCGCGGCCTTCACGGTGATCGTGATGCGGCCGTTCGGGCGTGGCGGCGAGGAGAGCGAGAACGCGCGCCAGTGCAGGGCGCCGTCGATCTCGACGCCGACCCTGGCCCACTGGCCGGGCCGATGCCGAGGCCACCCTCGTCCCGGCCGGATGACCAGCGTCGCCGAGTCCGCGGTCTCGGCGCGCACCGCCTCGACTCGGCCGCGGGGCCGCGTGGTCGACCACAGCGGGTTGATCATGCCCAGACAGTCCTCGGGCAGCAGCGGCGTGGTCAGCCGCCGCGCGGCGGCCGAGAGCCGCGACGCGTTCCTCGGGGGCCGGATGATTCCCCGCACGAGATGCATGCTCGTCCTCCTCGGAAATCGATCTCGCATGTCATTTCGGCGGTCCGGATGCGCCGGAATCGAGGACCGCGAGGCACTCCCGGAAAGCCGCCTGCGCCTTGGCCGGGTCGTATCCGGGAGGCGGAGTCCACTCCTG
The DNA window shown above is from Thermomonospora umbrina and carries:
- a CDS encoding trypsin-like serine peptidase, producing MDEFLNGVVKRGRRGRRGKAAATAAAIVLGVGTVGVPAADAAPRSASPASRIFQVRDPSAPVSRFKNGRTVVGRASEAPRAATGTLPAARGTGRRAHSRGVVFTRTFPENVRMLDDGGLRPTSIIGPDGRTPVTTGTTTYPYRASGRLTFVAPNGITYGCTAFLYDDNTVATAGQCVHYQGWNTNFVFWPGQNGASTPYGSCGWLSAHVPAGFPDPEYDYGAVKLDCTIGNTTGWLGLRFQSASYNGTQVNIAGYPTDRPTGTMWQMSGPIAASTVRQLFYSIDVTGGQNGSAVQMPGCGGYCAIAVHAYGLYGGSPYNRGTRITDSAFNNYTFWAL
- a CDS encoding siderophore-interacting protein; amino-acid sequence: MRRIDHRARHLERIVEVRAGERAERVPYPIRIRTAEVLRTAMVGAGLLRVTLGGPGTSGFEAHTPDEHVKLIFPDADGVVRPPEPNGLMLRWPRPSPTSRQYTVRRHDAATGELDLDVALHDGGLGSDWARAVEPGAVVHVAGPPGGVIVPHAYDRYLLAGDITALPAIARWLEELPRTAAGWAFVEVADASEEIDLSPPAAVEVRWLHRGAAPAGAGDLLERSVREIRPPDGERLYVWIAGEAGALKPLRRWVRDDLGLAKGDHDITGYWKYGVANYDDH
- a CDS encoding ABC transporter substrate-binding protein — translated: MFNGRAVRLGAALTLALAVTATGCASGDEDGASGGKAATRVFKADNGDITIPVAPQRVVATGYAVPALLEAGAPLVGISTWKRGLPLMDAKDRAAYDRIPKVAGELAAETNYEAIAKAKPDLIVIGVPAPILGDVDVARLKSIAPVVAIGPTVPKAWRELSRRQADAAGALKGFDATRARYDAKAAALARKYEDVLPKLRLAHVGAYGETDKGTFQREFNGSWGTNIANDVGANYHGRVKVKGGGSKDVSENASIEELPTALAQADVITYSLMADGSVPPPVKYVLDSGLWKGLPAVEAGRTYGLRYTEAATFKQATLTLDAIDKALAPLLER
- a CDS encoding FecCD family ABC transporter permease → MTGDGRRSLATSVAALVAGIAVLVAVAVAGIGVGAQAVPPVEAVRALVAYDGSADHMIVRDVRVPRAFLGMAVGAALAVSGALIQTLSRNPLAEPGILGVTMGAGFVMTVGGALGLAVTSAGELMLSGIGAVLATCLVYAVGRSSPLRLVLAGVALSAVLSGISLGMRLMLPDVFDRYRFWSVGSLAGREQSAVALPVTVIVLALVGALLLGRALNAVALGETVARTLGADVVRIRCAALVLITVLTGAATALAGPILFVGLIVPHVARRIVPDSVPWLMAWALVLGPIMLLVADMLSRVLLPTGEMPVAIVTAFLGGPALIWAVRRYGTRAL
- a CDS encoding FecCD family ABC transporter permease; translation: MTVVVLRAGRRSLAVERRTVTLSTVLVLMMLGLALVGLCHGPSWATPGEALAALVGTGDLEVVVRDWRLPRVLAASAFGAALGVAGAIFQNVTRNPMGSPDVMGLDAGAYTGALIALTLWSGTAGQLALTSVLGGLLVAAAISLLSMDGGLSGLRLVVVGIAVNAIVGAVNSWIVLRAQLDVAIAAVGWNAGSLNGVDWTDLPIPFTVVAGALLLMATLSHAMHQAALGDAVAVTTGVGLDRLRLLMVLLGVACTATVTAVAGPIPFIALAAPQIGRRLARAPGVPLLPAALIGAVLFQGADLAAQMLLAPVSLPVGVVTTAIGGCYLIWLLAQEVRRA
- a CDS encoding ABC transporter ATP-binding protein, with amino-acid sequence MSVRLRARELSLRYGERVVSTRLGLDVPDGAFTAIVGPNACGKSTLLRAFVRLLRPAEGNVRFDDLDVGSYPTKALARSLGFLPQDPLTPDDIKVRQLVGRGRFPHQSLLSTWSAEDESAVAEAMDTAGVADLADRPVQGLSGGQRQRVWVAMVLAQRTPYLLLDEPTSFLDITHQYRLLDLLSRLRDEGRTVIAVLHDINQACRYADHLVAMKDGRIVAEGAAADIVDAALLKDVFDLPSVVVPDPVTGTPMVVPTLSREPVRRGGAPASGDQV
- a CDS encoding ACT domain-containing protein, giving the protein MSVSQRLGVVPTPFLLEHLPHATLPEDDEWIGLVRAPEGLTVIREAPHYVENDRWFGFYGGESPHGPEATGMLAALVGPLADARIPVFVASTYHADLVLVPERRLDDAVTALTTAGHRVDSTPARG
- a CDS encoding VOC family protein, coding for MQFKLELAFVPVSDVDRAIAFYTEKAGFNLDHDHKISDSLRFTQLTPPGSACSIAIGVGLVEAEPGTLPGLQLVVEDIEAARAELTGRGLDVGEVMRGPGGAFVYFTDPDGNRWSVQEPAT